The following are from one region of the Cinclus cinclus chromosome 7, bCinCin1.1, whole genome shotgun sequence genome:
- the SLC35G1 gene encoding LOW QUALITY PROTEIN: solute carrier family 35 member G1 (The sequence of the model RefSeq protein was modified relative to this genomic sequence to represent the inferred CDS: inserted 2 bases in 1 codon), giving the protein MRRRAGVAGSRGXPPGASWRPRVPMVLCQGGEGDAAPAAGGQEPEVPPGREDGPAAVQPCVCPAPGVEAAGAEERRACGCCSGMSWPFCCEAPGTKKKAACPGLGLFYTILSAFLFSVASLLLKKIEDVHSVEVSAFRCVFQMAFVLPGLIYYKTGFLGPKGKRIFLFFRGFLGSVAMVLLYYAYQVMPLADATVITFTSPVFTSLLAWIFLKEKYTLWDLLFTLFAVTGVILIARPPFLFGSRVTGIEGSYSDHLKGTIAAIASTLSAASTIVILRKVGKSVHYFLSIWYYAVIGLVGCVIALFVLNEWRLPHCGRDRVFLILIGLLGLGGQIFLTKALQIEKAGPVSIMRTMDVVFAFILQVLFLNHLPTWWTVGGALCVVASSSGTAIRKWRHSVKKAKQREI; this is encoded by the exons ATGCGCAGGAGGGCAGGTGTCGCCGGCAGCCGAGG GCCGCCGGGAGCATCGTGGCGGCCCCGCGTCCCCATGGTGCTGTGTCAGGGCGGAGAGGGCGACGCCGCtccggcggcgggcgggcaggAGCCGGAGGTGCCGCCGGGCCGGGAGGACGGGCCGGCCGCGGTGCAGCCGTGCGTGTGCCCGGCGCCCGGCGTCGAGGCGGCGGGCGCCGAGGAGCGCCGCGCTTGTGGCTGCTGCTCGGGCATGTCCTGGCCGTTCTGCTGCGAAGCGCCTG GGACAAAGAAGAAAGCTGCGTGCCCAGGACTTGGTCTGTTTTATACCATACTGTCTGCCTTCCTTTTCTCAGTGGCCTCtttacttcttaaaaaaatagaagatgTACATTCAGTGGAAGTGAGTGCATTTCGGTGTGTTTTCCAAATGGCATTTGTTCTTCCTGGTTTAATATACTACAA aacagGGTTTTTGGGACCAAAAGgtaaaagaatttttcttttcttccgAGGATTCCTTGGCTCTGTTGCAATGGTTCTTCTCTACTATGCTTACCAAGTCATGCCACTAGCTGATGCCACTGTTATAACTTTTACCAGTCCTGTTTTTACATCGTTGCTGGCATGGATTTTTCTCAAAGAGAAATACACCCTTTGGGATCTTCTGTTTACTCTCTTTGCGGTCACTGGAGTGATTCTTATTGCCAGACCACCATTTCTGTTTGGCTCACGTGTTACAGGGATTGAAGGAAGTTACTCAGATCACCTTAAAGGAACTATAGCGGCGATTGCAAGCACGTTATCTGCAGCTTCCACTATTGTTATACTAAGGAAGGTGGGAAAATCTGTGCACTACTTTTTGTCAATTTGGTATTACGCCGTCATTGGATTAGTTGGATGTGTTATAGCATTGTTTGTTTTGAATGAATGGCGTTTGCCACACTGTGGTAGAGATAGGGTTTTTCTAATATTAATAGGCTTGTTAGGGTTGGGGGGTCAGATATTTCTCACAAAAGCATTACAGATAGAGAAAGCTGGACCTGTATCAATAATGAGAACAATGGATGtggtgtttgcttttattttacaagTTCTTTTTCTCAATCACTTACCAACCTGGTGGACTGTGGGTGGTGCCCTTTGTGTAGTAGCCAGTAGTTCTGGAACTGCCATTCGTAAGTGGAGACATAGCGTGAAAAAAGCTAAACAGAGGGAAATCTAA